In the Mycolicibacter sp. MU0102 genome, one interval contains:
- a CDS encoding WhiB family transcriptional regulator, with protein MAPPCSANPELWFGYADADGADGAAKARAYEQSSTEARLQCLRRCPLAQQRRCAALAVERGEEYGVWAGVKLPGGQYRKRAELARAHALLRAIAAGEINTRELPDNQTLLTNHERDQLPVTAAVFHLPSGQLGPRSAA; from the coding sequence ATGGCACCCCCCTGCTCCGCAAACCCCGAACTCTGGTTCGGCTACGCCGACGCCGACGGCGCCGACGGGGCCGCGAAGGCCCGGGCCTACGAACAGTCCTCCACCGAGGCGCGGTTGCAGTGCCTGCGACGCTGCCCGCTCGCACAGCAACGCCGGTGCGCGGCGCTCGCCGTGGAACGCGGCGAGGAGTACGGCGTGTGGGCCGGCGTGAAGCTCCCGGGCGGCCAGTACCGCAAACGGGCCGAACTCGCCCGGGCCCACGCGCTGTTGCGCGCCATCGCCGCCGGCGAGATCAACACCCGCGAGCTGCCCGACAACCAGACGCTGCTGACCAACCACGAACGCGACCAGCTGCCGGTGACCGCGGCGGTTTTTCACCTGCCCTCCGGGCAGCTCGGCCCTCGGTCAGCGGCGTGA
- a CDS encoding helix-turn-helix domain-containing protein, whose translation MSREAAGAAIRALREARDWSLADLAAATGVSIMGLSYLERGARKPHKGTVQKVENGLGLPPGTYSRLLVADDADAELAQLLSAAGPQAPAARPAGAIVVDRHSDTEVLEGYAEAQLDALRSVIARLPSEASDEYETYILSVITQCVKAEMLAASSWRVAVNAGADHAARLMAHLQALEATRTDLLQRMPGSLTARFDRACAQSSLPEPVIAALIGVGTEEMWDIRNRGVIPPGALTRVRAFADGSVDATDGGDEGG comes from the coding sequence ATGAGCCGCGAAGCGGCAGGCGCGGCCATTCGGGCCCTGCGGGAGGCGCGCGACTGGTCGCTTGCCGACCTGGCCGCGGCCACCGGGGTCAGCATCATGGGATTGAGCTACCTTGAGCGTGGCGCCCGCAAGCCGCACAAAGGCACAGTTCAGAAGGTTGAAAATGGGCTCGGCCTGCCGCCGGGCACCTACTCTCGGCTCCTGGTGGCCGACGACGCCGACGCCGAACTAGCCCAGTTGCTCTCCGCGGCCGGGCCCCAGGCGCCCGCCGCGCGTCCCGCCGGAGCCATCGTCGTCGACCGGCACAGCGACACCGAAGTGCTGGAGGGATATGCCGAGGCGCAGCTCGATGCGCTGCGATCGGTGATTGCGAGACTGCCCTCGGAAGCATCAGACGAATACGAGACGTATATTCTTTCCGTGATCACGCAGTGCGTGAAGGCGGAGATGCTCGCGGCCAGTTCGTGGCGGGTGGCGGTGAACGCGGGCGCCGATCACGCTGCCCGACTGATGGCGCACCTGCAGGCCCTGGAGGCTACCCGCACTGACCTGCTGCAACGGATGCCCGGCAGTTTGACCGCCCGCTTCGACCGAGCATGTGCGCAGTCGTCGCTGCCCGAACCGGTGATAGCGGCGTTGATCGGCGTCGGCACCGAGGAGATGTGGGACATCCGCAACCGGGGCGTGATCCCGCCCGGCGCACTGACCCGAGTCCGTGCTTTCGCCGACGGATCCGTGGACGCGACAGATGGTGGCGACGAAGGGGGATAA